A stretch of the Porifericola rhodea genome encodes the following:
- a CDS encoding IlvD/Edd family dehydratase, producing the protein MAEDKKKLRSHEWFGKKDKMGFIYRSWMRNQGIPDHAFDGRPIIGICNTWSEYTPCNAHFREIAEHVKRGVLEAGGYPFEFPVMSLGETLLKPTAMLFRNLASMDAEESIRGNPMDGVVLLAGCDKTTPSILMGAASVDIPSIVVSGGPMLNGKYKGKDIGSGTDVWRFTDDVRAGRITQEEYYFAESCMSRSRGHCMTMGTASTMASMVEALGMGLPHNAAIPAVDARRKVLAHMAGSRIVNMVKEDVKVSDILTRKAFENAIVVNAAIGGSTNAIVHLLAIAGRVGVELNLDDFDKLGHDIPLLLNLMPSGKFLMEDFYYAGGLPAIIRELGDLIHQDALTVNGKTIGENTKEAPCYDREVIAPLDKPIKERSGIAVLKGNLAEDGAVIKPSAATPKLMSHRGKAVVFENIEDYHARIDDPELDIDENSIMVLKEVGPRGYPGMPEVGNMGLPKKLLEKGVDDIVRISDGRMSGTAFGTVILHVSPESAIGGTLALVENGDNIVVDVEARKLHLEVSDEVLAERKAKWKAVNLGYERGYTQLYIQHVQQSHLGADFDFLRGKSGSEVKRDSH; encoded by the coding sequence TGAAGACAAGAAAAAACTGAGAAGCCACGAGTGGTTTGGTAAGAAAGATAAGATGGGCTTCATTTACCGCAGCTGGATGAGAAACCAGGGCATTCCTGACCATGCTTTTGACGGTCGCCCTATTATTGGTATCTGTAATACCTGGTCTGAATATACTCCTTGCAACGCACATTTTCGTGAGATTGCCGAACACGTGAAGAGAGGTGTGCTGGAAGCCGGTGGCTACCCTTTTGAGTTTCCGGTAATGTCTTTAGGAGAAACCTTGCTTAAGCCAACTGCCATGCTATTTCGTAACCTTGCCAGTATGGATGCCGAGGAGTCAATCCGTGGTAATCCTATGGATGGTGTAGTGCTACTGGCTGGTTGCGATAAAACCACCCCCTCCATACTTATGGGGGCAGCTAGTGTGGATATTCCTTCTATTGTGGTCTCTGGCGGACCTATGCTTAATGGTAAATACAAAGGTAAAGATATAGGCTCAGGAACTGATGTGTGGCGCTTTACTGATGATGTGCGTGCTGGTCGTATTACCCAGGAAGAATATTATTTTGCTGAGAGTTGTATGTCTCGTAGCCGTGGCCATTGCATGACAATGGGTACCGCCTCTACTATGGCATCTATGGTAGAAGCATTAGGAATGGGGCTGCCTCATAATGCTGCCATACCTGCTGTTGATGCTCGCCGTAAGGTTCTCGCACATATGGCCGGAAGCCGCATTGTTAATATGGTAAAAGAAGATGTAAAAGTATCTGACATACTTACCAGAAAAGCCTTTGAAAATGCGATTGTAGTAAATGCCGCTATTGGAGGGTCTACCAACGCTATTGTACACTTACTGGCAATTGCCGGACGTGTTGGAGTAGAGTTAAACCTGGATGACTTTGATAAGCTGGGGCACGATATTCCACTGCTACTTAACCTGATGCCCTCTGGTAAGTTTCTGATGGAAGATTTCTATTATGCTGGTGGGCTGCCTGCCATAATCCGGGAGCTAGGCGATCTTATTCATCAGGACGCGCTTACGGTTAATGGTAAAACTATAGGCGAAAACACTAAAGAAGCCCCCTGCTACGATCGTGAAGTCATCGCTCCACTAGATAAGCCTATAAAAGAGCGTTCAGGTATTGCAGTGCTCAAAGGTAACCTGGCCGAAGATGGCGCAGTTATTAAGCCTTCGGCAGCTACTCCTAAATTGATGAGTCATAGGGGGAAAGCAGTAGTATTTGAAAATATTGAAGACTACCATGCCCGTATAGACGACCCTGAGCTGGATATTGACGAAAACAGCATTATGGTACTGAAAGAAGTTGGACCACGAGGCTATCCGGGTATGCCGGAAGTAGGTAATATGGGACTCCCTAAAAAACTTCTGGAAAAAGGTGTTGATGATATTGTCCGCATCTCTGACGGACGTATGAGCGGAACTGCCTTTGGTACTGTTATTTTACATGTATCCCCTGAGTCAGCTATTGGAGGCACATTAGCACTTGTAGAAAACGGAGACAATATTGTGGTAGATGTGGAAGCCCGTAAATTACACTTAGAGGTTTCTGATGAAGTACTAGCAGAGCGCAAAGCTAAATGGAAAGCAGTAAATCTGGGCTATGAGCGTGGCTATACCCAATTATACATTCAGCATGTGCAGCAGTCTCATTTAGGAGCTGATTTTGATTTTTTGAGAGGGAAGTCCGGTTCTGAAGTAAAACGAGACTCTCACTAA
- a CDS encoding GntP family permease, translating to MSILLLILAVIFIVVSTTKFNLHPFLALLFAAIFYGLLVGMPFTDVIASIQEGFGGTLGNIGILIIAGTIIGVFLEKSGGAFALAEKVLNAIGDKHVPTAMSIIGYIIAIPVFSDSGFVILTPLNRALTKKAGLSLAGTAVALGLGLSVAHAIVPPTPGPIAAAGILGADLGMVIGLAIPVSLFALVFGWLWATKIASKTYIDPNPELSDQEVETRTRQAPSAAKSVLPILLPLVLIVLRSIAELPSLPFGSGFFVNIILFIGHPIIALLIGVLIAFTLPKKFESKMLSSTGWVGKGLLDAAIIIMITGAGGAFGKVLQNSGIATLIGDSLGDANLGIWLPFILAAGIKSAQGSSTVALITTASIVAPLMSTLGLDTDMAKALVVLVIGAGSLVVSHANDSFFWVFTQMTDMEVKDGYKLHTTGTLILGATAAFAVWVLSLWLI from the coding sequence GTGAGCATACTATTACTCATACTCGCAGTAATCTTTATTGTCGTATCTACTACCAAGTTTAACCTCCATCCTTTTCTGGCTTTGCTGTTTGCCGCCATCTTTTATGGCTTACTGGTAGGTATGCCATTTACTGATGTGATAGCCTCTATACAAGAAGGTTTTGGAGGCACTTTAGGTAATATAGGAATACTGATTATTGCCGGAACAATTATCGGAGTTTTTCTTGAAAAGTCGGGAGGAGCTTTTGCCCTAGCAGAAAAAGTGCTCAACGCTATTGGCGATAAGCATGTACCTACCGCTATGTCTATCATCGGTTATATCATAGCAATACCAGTTTTTTCAGATTCTGGCTTCGTTATACTGACTCCGCTTAACCGTGCTTTAACAAAAAAAGCAGGTCTCTCACTGGCAGGCACAGCAGTAGCACTTGGCCTCGGGCTTTCTGTAGCACATGCCATAGTCCCTCCTACCCCTGGTCCGATAGCCGCGGCAGGCATACTAGGTGCTGACCTGGGTATGGTGATTGGCTTAGCTATTCCGGTTAGTTTATTTGCACTGGTATTCGGGTGGCTCTGGGCTACCAAAATTGCCAGCAAAACTTATATAGACCCTAACCCTGAACTAAGCGATCAGGAGGTAGAGACAAGAACCCGGCAGGCTCCTTCAGCGGCAAAATCTGTACTCCCTATTTTACTGCCACTCGTACTAATTGTGCTACGCTCTATAGCTGAGCTGCCTTCTTTACCTTTTGGTAGCGGCTTTTTTGTAAATATTATTCTCTTTATCGGGCATCCTATTATTGCCTTATTAATTGGAGTTTTGATAGCATTTACGTTGCCTAAGAAATTTGAGAGCAAGATGCTTTCCAGTACCGGATGGGTTGGCAAAGGTTTACTGGATGCCGCTATCATTATTATGATAACAGGTGCGGGAGGGGCTTTTGGTAAGGTGCTTCAAAATTCAGGGATCGCAACACTTATTGGGGATAGTCTTGGAGATGCCAACCTGGGTATATGGCTACCATTTATTCTGGCAGCAGGCATTAAATCGGCACAAGGCTCCTCTACTGTAGCCCTGATTACTACCGCCTCTATTGTAGCACCACTGATGAGCACACTGGGACTAGATACTGATATGGCAAAAGCATTGGTAGTATTAGTAATTGGAGCAGGCTCACTGGTAGTCTCACATGCCAATGATAGCTTCTTCTGGGTCTTTACCCAAATGACGGACATGGAAGTAAAAGATGGGTATAAGCTACACACTACCGGTACGCTAATACTTGGCGCTACCGCTGCTTTTGCGGTATGGGTATTGTCGCTTTGGTTAATCTAA